The Urbifossiella limnaea nucleotide sequence GACTACCCCGACGGCGTCGTCGGCTCGTGCATCCTGATCGCGTGCGAGGACGACTGGGAGCGGACGATCGTGCCCCGGCTGCTCGCACTCGGCGCCGACCTGTCGAAGGTGTACCGGATCGACGGGCTCAAACTCACCGACGGCGGCGTCCTCGACTTCGACCTGTCGCACGCCAAGCAGCTCCGCGAGATGGTCGAGAAGATCGGCGACGTGAAGCTCATCGTGATCGACCCGGCCGGCGCGTTCGTCGGCCGCGCCGGCGTGGACGAGCACAAGGACGCCGAACTGCGGTCGCTACTCGGCCCGCTGTCGGAGCTGGCGAACGAGACAGGCGCGACGGTGCTGATGGTGAAGCACCTGAACAAAAACGTCGGCGTGGCGGCCGTCCAGCGCGTCGGCGGGAGCGCCGGCTACGTCAACGCGGTGCGGTTCTCGTACATCGTGACGCCCGACCGGGACGACGCGACCCGGAAGCTATTCATCCCGCTGAAGGCCAACGTCCTCCCCGGCGACCTGAAGGGGCGGGCGTACCGGATCAACGTCGCGCCGCTGGACGCCGCTCACTCGTTGCTTGGAAACAAGTTTCCCGACCTCAAGCCGGACGACCGGGAGACGATCGCCAAGCAGCTCGTCCGCACCACGTGGGAACCCGAGCCGATCGACATCGACGCCAACGCCGCGACAGCCGCCCCCGGCGGTCGCCGGCCGGCGGGGCAGCTCGACGCCTGCAAGGTCATCATCCGCGACTTCCTCGGCGCTCACTCGCGCCCGGTCGCGGAGTTGGACAGCGCGGCCGGCCGCGCCTTCCCGGCGAAAGTCGTGAAGGAGGCGAAGAAGCAGCTCCGCGAGCTTCCGGCCGGCAACCCGGACAAGCTGTGGACGCGACCGCTGAACGAAGGCGGCAAGTGGTGGGCGTGGGTCGGTCCAGACGGCAACCCCCGTCCACCGCACCCCGACGACGCCCCGGCAGTCTGTCCCTCAACCGGCAGCCCTGACCAGACTGACGGAACAGACGAGACTGCCCAGGCCGCCCAAACTGCTCCACAGGGGGGTGAGGTTTGAGATTTGTCAGTTACGTCAGTTAGATCAGTCTGTTTCAGTCTTGTCAGTTTAGTCCACACACCCAACCCAAACCCAACCCACCTGTGGAGCGGTAGTGGGGTGGGCGGGCGGCGCCGGACGGGCCGACGCTGCCGAAATCGAATCACCCCGCCCGCAACGGGCGGGGCATACTGAAGGAGAGTTACTGTGAATGATCCAATCCGCGAAACGCTCCGCCGGCTGTGCACGCGGGGGCTGGCCGAATTTCTAGAGTTGGCGCCGGCGGCTGTGACCAAAGACGCGGTGACGGCCGCGATGACTACGCCGGCGAAACTATATCTGGACACAACCGTCACTGACCGCGCGAAACGCGCCCGGTTAGGGCGGATGCTCCAAGAAATCGCCGCCGAAGTGTTTGCCGCCGCGATCGCAGCGGGGACGGTGGTTCTCAGCAGCAAGCCGGTGTCGGTGGAGGACATCAAAGCCGGCGGGTTGCAAGCGACGCTCTCAGCCGAGTTTCGCGAGGAGCTCCATCACGTCTGCCGTACCGCAATGGACGCGATCCTGACGAGTGGCCGGCTGCGCTACACGACCGACCAAGTGCTCGATCTGATGGTGATCGCCGCAGGGCATCTGGTCGCGTCGAAGACGAACGACCCCGCCGAGCGCCTACGCCTGATGTCCGGGTGTCAGGAAGCGGCACTGGCAGCGATGCAGGAGGCGTCACTACGCGGCAAGACCGCATTTGTGCGTAACTGACGCGGCGATACCCTCCGGGCTCCTTCCCGGTCGCAAAGGCCGATCCTCGAAGCGACCGGGAAGGAACTGGCGCAGAGCGCTTCCACGACTGACCACTCAACACAGAGACGACCATGCAAGAAATCGAGAGCAGCGCCGCGCTGGATGCCCGCGACGCCTACATCGTCGCCGGCACCGTCGCGGGGAAGACGCCGACCGTCATCGCCGCCGAGCTTGGCGTTTCGGTCCACACCATCTACCGCCGGCTCAAGGCGGCACCCGTCCGGCAAGCGTTGACCGAAGCACGAGCGGCCGAGGTCCGGCCGCTCGTCGCCCAGGCGGTCGGCGAAGTTCAAAAGTCCGTTGAGCGGTTGGTCGCAGTGCGCGACGGGGAGACGACGCGAGACGGCGACCGCATCCGGGCGTCAGT carries:
- a CDS encoding helix-turn-helix domain-containing protein — its product is MQEIESSAALDARDAYIVAGTVAGKTPTVIAAELGVSVHTIYRRLKAAPVRQALTEARAAEVRPLVAQAVGEVQKSVERLVAVRDGETTRDGDRIRASVAILDWFSRVWEMGEVLPRIAALEAQLAASALIIETTNQHTSCNIDAVPEGMVADDC